The Phaeodactylum tricornutum CCAP 1055/1 chromosome 2, whole genome shotgun sequence DNA window ATTTTCAACATACAAATAGGCAGTTGTTTTGCACCACAGTGCCAAGTGAGCATGGGTCTGTACATTTCTCAAGAATGCTTTCTGTGCAGACTTGCCTACAGTCCCTACATTGACCTCTTCTATGTTTGCAAGGCTTTCCAGCATGAGCAGCACTTGGTAGAAGCAATGTTGTATTGCAGTCACAATTCTTGTCCCTTCCCATGTATGCCCTTTTGTCCTCATTTCCTTTGAACTTGATGGTCCAACTATTACTCACATAGTCTGTGTCCTTCTGGTCATTGGATGCCATATCACTTATGTTGTCAATTGTGAGTCTTTCTTCCTCAGATTTTTCTTCCActtctgcttcttcctcttttccAATGTTGACAAAAGATCCACTCACTTACAATaatgtatttgtagaatacaATGGAAAAGTAGTTCTTTtggggaaagccttgtagaTGCTCCAATTGTTTTAATCAGTAAGTTTTTaagattgtgagactaaaatttagattccaaaatgaaaccttttgtgttggaaacagaatgtacaaacATAGAATCCCTGTAGCCATTGTAGTGACTATTGAACCTTGACCTAGTTTTAGTTGGAGTGATTTGACCACCTAAGTGATCAACAAACCGGTGAGTTTGGATGGcaccaacagtatctgttggCACTGATCATCTAGGGAGACTatatggtaatcaggaatgTTTTGTTCCTAGCATATGAGTTTTGATAAGACAAGTTGTCTTAAACGCTTCATGTGGCAGAAACCAGAGTTGCGCATATTGCTAATTTTTGGTTTCCTGTGAGGCGCTTTGTATTTTCCTCCagcatgccacacacgggtaatgaacccaACAAGGACAGTTGTCTGACCACTGCGTCTGTTCTACGACAGgaccaggaaaaaggaagtggcACTGGGGCCAGGATCTAGGGCTAGCAAAATtctagatagatgttccaacaaacaatgctaatGGCTAAGCAATTATATCTACATagtagtatcaaattgtagcattgtgtggctataatttatcaatGTGGTATTCACCTTTCATGCATTCTTGCTAAGAGTCTTACTGCGAGTCCTCAGGTTTTCTTGCTTGCAAGCATGTTGAAAACTCTggtttcttctgatcttttgaTTGTCTGAGTGACCAATTTGACAACAGAAAGGAAATAAAAAAATTATCTTGTATTTCTCCTTTATGTTCAATTACTCTTTCACCACTGCTAGTGCATATTGTTTGTGTTCTTTAattcactagttctgtttgctcTCAAACCTTGCTATTTGATTGCTAAGCTTTTGCCCTTTTTATGCTTTCTCCAATGGTTACTTTCAACACTTGTTCATGTGCTTAAATCAATCCGTCTCTATTTCCATAGGATGATTATATCCTCCAATCCCATCAGCCATATAATTTATGTTACAGTTTGCTTAAGATGAGAGCTTGCTCTTTTTCTAATCTCTTTATGACATatgtcgctttctgccggacatgtcgTCACTCTCGACTCCTATCTAGACAAGTCCTGGCCTGGCCTCCCACACACAATCAACCCATACATTCACTAATGGAAACCATTCCAGGTCGCActtttttactgttaccGATGCAAAGCAAAGGCAACGTGCACAACAAATCAACATCATGAAAGACACGAACGCGCCCTGGACGCACGTTGAGTTCGAGACGTCCATTGGTTCCTTCAGCATCGAACTGTACCACAAGCATACACCGCGCACGTGTTACAACATTGCCGCTCTGGCGTACCAAGGCTACTACAATGGCACCATTTTCCACCGCATTATTCGTGATTTCATGATCCAAGGTGGCGACCCCACAGGAACGGGACGCGGTGGGGAATCTATCTACGGGGGAAAGTTTGCCGACGAAATCACGCGCAACCTTAAACACGTGGGTGCCGGGGTCGTTTCCATGGCCAATGCCGGTCCCAACACGAATGGATCGCAATTTTTTATTTCCCTTAAACCCACCCCCTTTTTGGACGGAAAGCATACCGTGTTGGGTCGGGTGTATTCCGGTATGAGTGTTGTGCAGCGCATGGGGATGGTAGCGACGGACGGAGAGGATCGGCCGCTGCATCCTGTGACGATCTATACCGCTACACCGTTGCGGGAACCGCCGCTACCCAAGTCGGAACGAAACACCGAAACGACTTCTTTGCAAATAAAAGCTAGCTAGACCAGGGCTACTTGCTGACTAGTTTGATGCGTTTCGGACCATGCACACATACACGCATCTACTTTAGTTCCTTTTTCTAACTCAATTCTTCGCTAGCTAATTGAATTTGTTGGAAATCGGATCCTTCCCGATACTCATCGTCTTGCGCTTGCTTGCGACGTTTCTTCTGTCGCTTGTTGCGGTTCTTCGCCTTTTCTCTTCGGTCCACATTGTTCCAAGGTAAATTAGTCGTGCGGGTCTCGTTGAGCTTGTCCATTTTTAAACGTCCGCATTCATCGCGCTCCAGTACAGTCGTGGGCATTTGAATAGGCCCATACTCGGCCACCGAAGTCCGCAGTGCGTTTAGGAACGGCCAGGACTGTGATTCCAAGGAACATGCTCGGTGTTCGTGTCTTACGACCGCGAACGCCTGCAGATACAACGGCTCGGCCGCCAGTAGTAATAGAATGTGATCATCAGGGGAAGCGATTGCCAATGGTTGAGACGCAACCGAAATTTGGGTCAACGGAGTCAGCGTGACCGCATTGACGTTTCTTGTGACGGTCAGTATATCCAGAGTCGTGCTCTCGTCGTATATAACCGCAATCTGATCTTTCCCAAGAAACGAAACCTTGACTGGAATCGTCATTCGACCAGCCGATGATTCAGTGCACGTGAGTGTGGCGAGCTCCGCTCCTGTGGAAATGTCCCAGTATCGGATCGTACCATCCCCACCCACACTCACACATTCCGTGTCGTTTGCGTCAATATCCGACACAAAGGCTTCGTGACCAAGTAAGAATGATTGAATATCATGTGTGGCGGGAAAGCTTGATATCCGAATCTTTTCGTCGCGATCGGCTGTTAAAATCCAATTCGTCATTTCATCGGTACCGGCATCGTGGCTCGGGACAACCTTGACCGCCGTCAGCATACTTGCAGTGTGTCCGAGTAGCACCCGCCGTGGGGGGTTTTCGACATCGACCGTAACGTTCTGGTCTAActccaaaggaaaagcggTCGCATCTCCCGCCAAATCTCCCGCTATCACCACGGTTAGATCATTCAGTGACTGgcttgttgtcgttgctgttgctggcgTCGCACCAGTGGCCGAGACCGTCGCAAAGACTAAACTACTGGCACGTTTGCCTGTACGATGCTGTGACACAATCCGCGCCTTTCCATTCAGTACGTGGTAAACAGTCAAAGTCTTGTCGTAGCGAGCAACGGCGCAGTACCAGGCAGTGTCGCTTCCCGGACCAACCGAGGTGTGCACGGCAACCGCCTGAATCTCGTCCAATGCCACCGTTTCCACCGTTTGGGTGCCAGGTTGTGGAGATGCCGCTGCTTTCTCGCTTCCCTCGACATAATgtgcttttgttttggtgtCGGTTGCCCGTTGGAGAGAATCGTTTGTCCCGGAGTGCTTTACTGCTACGGGAACCAGCGCTGGCGGCGATGGTTCGAGTTCGACGACATCACCGGCATCCAGTCGACCCGTAAAAGCCCGGTTCCGCAGTCCTACCACGACAATCGAACCTGATGCGGTATGCAAAAGTTGCTTCATAATGACTCGGTGAAACGCGCTTTACACCGCCGTGACGGTGCCGTCGATGGTGCTCTGAGTTCGTCGCCGGGTCGGCAGCGTCTTGGTCTGGCTGTAAGGGATAATCGACGATCAGGAAAGGCCTAGCCTACCTCTAGGGAGTACGGTAGTATTTGGATGGCTCGTAGGCAAGTAATCTTTTGAAGTTTAAAATTTTGCGTCTCACAAGTATTCTTGAATTTCAAAGCTGACGGCGCCGCTTTTCCAGAACAAGGAACGGTACCATGCCCATAGACGTGAACTCCCGACAGAAAAGCAACTCGATTAAAGCAGACGTAATGAAACATTAAATACATGACATTCATCGGGCGCATGCGCGGTCGAATGCTCTGGAAAAGATCAAAAAGCCGTCGCGATGCCGTGTAGAAGTCGAGTCGCACTCGTGTGTGCCGTCTCTTTGACTCTGTTTCGGCAAACCGACGCGCGTCTGCCTGAATACCAGCAGGACGAACTTATTTTGCCGGGTCATATCCGATTCGAACACGTGGTGAATCCACTGCCACACACGTACATATCATTGAGCGACTTGCCTCAAGCTTTCTCGTGGGGGAATGTCGGTGGAAAGTCGTATCTCAGCAAATCTTTGAACCAACACATTCCTCAATATTGTGGAAGGCAAGTAACGTAGCGAATTTAGGGCAAAGGAACTAGTGATTGTACGGATGCTTACGTTTATTCCACGTTGCACTCCATCCGACAGCTGCTGGGCACACTCGGCTATGTCCTCTCTGGCGGACCGCATTTTAATTGCGCAAAGTCAACTCGAGGACGATATCACCCCCGACGAGTTCAACCTATCTATTCAGTTTCTTTTGAACTGCGCAGGAGAAGTTGCAGGATCTTGCCATGGTGGCTCAACAACCGGAGTCTTTCAGTTCATTCAAGATTTTGGCTACATTCCGTACGACACCTGCCAACCGTACCTTGCCTGTTCGACTGATTCTGAAGAGGGCTTTTGCCCCCACGTGGATACGACTTGTGCTCCGGAAACCATTTGTCGAACGTGTTCGCCAAACGGAACCTGTCGCGCCGTATCAACCTTTCCCAACGCTACGGTTGCTGAATACGGGCGTATTCAATATGATACCTCGGCGATTATGGCCGAAATTTACGCAAGGGGTCCTGTCAAGGCATCGGTCTATGCCAAACCCATATACAATTATTCTGGTGGAGTGCTCTGGGATGCCCCGGAGTACCAGGCCGACAAGCACAACCATGGCGTAAGTATAATAGGTTGGGGATATGATGATGAGATGGATAGGCAGTACTGGATTGTCCGCAATTCCTGGGGTCAATATTGGGGTGAAATGGGTTTCTTTCGGCTTGAACTTGGAAAAAATCTTCTCATGATCGAATCAAACATTGCTTGGGCTACGCCAGGAatgttttccatttttgattCCAAATGTCAAGGAGGCAGCGACTATTTGAAGTCCTTTACGTACAAGGATCCCTCCAAGGACATGGCTTTGTTGCAGCGAAGAAGTAGTGGCTCAACATAAGGTCGTGGttgttggatttgttggcaTTCGAAGACAACCTCTTTGCTCCGACGAATTCGTTGTTTAATGTAAGATCGAACTTGTTGCCTTTGTGGGCATTCGAAGGGTACCTCTGTGCTGACACTATATGGGAGGATGCAACCATACTGATGTTAGCTCAAGCTCCGGAGCGGAACTAGCCAACCTCTGTCACAATTAAGCATCGACAATCTTTAAATCGAATTTAAAACTTGAAAGAAATCCCTTTACATTAGACATTTCGAAATGACATTTACTTCGTCAAAAGTGCTTGCCGCCCGACTTCGTTTTCTGTCACACCTCACAAACTTCGGGACAGCTTTTCTTCGATCATCATACCGGGATTACGAAATCAGCCAGACCGTTTCACGATGGCCATTCGAAGCTTCGTTAATCTTCAGGTTGTATTCGTCCTTCTTGCTCTTCTATCGTGCTCGTTGGATTGGGCTGATGCTCAAGACGATGAGCGCATCATGCCCGGTCACACTCGACTAGAACACGTCGTCAGCCCACTACCTTACACTTACCTTTCGAATGAGGAACTCCCGATGGCCTTTTCATGGGGCAATGTCAATGGGCGTTCGTATTTGACCAAGTCATTGAATCAACACATTCCTCAATATTGCGGCAGGTAGGTTAATTATTGAAAGGTTTCTTTCAGTAGCAATACCAAATTACAAAATTGATTCCAAAATAATACATTatccacctttttctcgcTACAGCTGCTGGGCGCATGCCGCTTTATCGGTTCTCGGGGATCGGATAATGATTGCCCAAAGCCAAGAAGAGGACTCTAGCATTCTCGATGAGTTTAATCTTTCGGTTCAGTTTCTATTAAATTGCGCTGGCGAATATGCCGGATCTTGTTACGGAGGATCGACAACAGGAGTGTTCGACTTCATCCAAGACATGGGGTACATTCCCTATGAGACTTGTCAGCCGTACCTTGCCTGCTCCGATGATTCTGACGAAGGTATTTGTTCTTTTGTAAATACCACGTGCTCACCCGAAGCAATTTGCCGTACATGCTCTCCCGACGGCATTTGCCAAGCTGTTACCACTTTCCCGAACGCCACTGTCGCTGAGTATGGCCGGTACCGTTATGAACTGTTTGCTACTATGGCGGAAATCTATCTCCGTGGTCCAGTTACTGCATCCATTGATGCCGGACCAATTCACAAATACCCTGGTGGTGTCTTGTGGGATAATCCCAAATATCATTCCGACAAGACAAACCACGCTGTTAGCATTGTTGGCTGGGGCTACGATTACGATGAAGAGAAGCAGTACTGGATCGTTCGAAACTCTTGGGGACAATATTGGGGTGAAATGGGATTCTTTCGTATCGAGCTTGGTAAGAATCTGCTCAAGATAGAATCCAACATTGCTTGGGCAAACCCCGGGACCTTCTCTGTCTTTGATCCTGAGTGTACAGATGGAGATTGCCGCCTGCGTTCGATGACTTACACTGATCCGTCTCAAGATATCCAGTTGTTAGAGCAAAGACTTCGTATCGGAGTGCAATTctgaagaaaaagaattttACATCTTAACATCCGACGCGTTTGATGGCAGAAACTATATTAGATAGTGTTAAATCTTATAAAAGCATTCTATTCTAACGTGCTGTTGACTGACACGACCCCGGGACAACACAACATTTGCACCAATTGAAAAAGGTCATTTGTTCCAGAAAGCCAGGTTCACCCTCGCTCAAGTCCCCACCTGATGAAGCGGTTCTATTGCTTGTTTCCTGAATGTAATCCCTAACAAGCTTTTCCAGAGTGTCCAGCGGGACTGGTCCCACTTGCAATACGACATCATAAAAATCTCTCGGATCAAATTTCTCAGCCAATTCTGTTTCTGCCATAGTGCGCAGTTTCCGCAAATAGCGCTCCCCTACTTTGTAGGCAGTGGCTTGTCCGGGCCAAGTGACGTACCGTGCTACTTCCGTGGCGGCATCATGCTTTCCCATAGCGGTATTTTCCAGCATAAAATGCAATGCCTCGTCCAGCGTCCAACCCATGGCGTGCATCCCTGTGTCCACCACCAGTCGACAACTACGGAGGGCCTCCATGGAAAGCTGTCCCATTTTGCTCTCTGGTTTTGTGTACAGACCGAGCTCTTCACCGAGCGTCTCACTGTGCAGACCCCAGCCTTCTATATAGCCAGTGTAGAAGGGGAAACGGCCTATAGCAAAAGAAGAGAGATATGAGACTAGTTTTATGCATTGGAAGAATGAAAAGGACGCAGTATCAGCATTTGCTCACTCACAGGGAGCTTCAAAATACCGCCGATCTTCTTGCATTTGACGAAATGCGGGCAAGTTGTGACTTTCACCTTGAATCGATCCTTGTGTATGGTGTCCTGGGATTGCTTCGTGTAAGGCCAAAGCTTCACACTCGTAAGTGCGACGAGTCGGAAGCTCTGATGTATTTACATAGAATATACCCGGACGCGACGCACTTTGATTGGTGCTACCGGCTAAGTAATACGCAGCTGGTGCCATGGAAGCATGAGCAGAGGGAGTTTCGACGATCGAAAACGGCATACGTGGCAGCGTTTCGAGATGGAACAATTTGAGCATTGCGGGGGCAATCCTCCCAGTGATATCTCGAAATAAGGAACACAAAGCTTGTCCAGACTCTGCCTCATAAACTTTGGAAGTTCGCAAATGTTCCAGATAGTCATCGAGTCGACCTCCGTACCCAGCTTGGGCGGCAATCGCTTCCATTTCTTGACGTACGCGCTCAACCTCGCTCAATCCAAGCTCATGAATTTCATCCGGGGTCATACTGGTGGTTGTGTGAAACGCTAGGCAGTCCTGATAGTATTGCTTTCCATCTGGATATCCAGTCACCGCACTGATGTCTTCTCTTAAATGAGGAATGTACTCATTCTGCAAGAAATCAGCGAAATCTGCAAAAGCCTGTGTCACAGATCCGTCGATTTGGGCTTGACATGCTTCCaagatcttggcctcgtctTTAGGGAAAGCGTTGCGGATAGGCTCGCGGAATGCCTCAAGATTGCCATTGATCATACCACGAACCTGTGGTACCACGCCATCCAAGCTTACCTTCGGCGGAGTCCGATTCTCCACAAGGCCTGTCTGCAGGAGATTTATAACCTCACCCAATTGAATTGGAATTGCTTGCAGAAACTTCAAATAGAAGGCCCTTTCCTCTTTGGTTTTTGTAGGCAAGTATCGCGCATATAGTGGCAAGTCTGTTTGGGGACCTTCCAAACGATTCAAGCAGCAGAGATAGGATTTGTGCCATGGCGTGAAGCGTATATAATCCGACAGTTGCGTCACATAAATATCGTACGAGAGCTGTTCTTGCTCATCTCGAAGATCGTCGCGACTAACATTCGCATGCACACGCTGGAGAGCCGCTCGTAGCCACTCCAGCCGCTGCTGGAAGCTTGCGAGCGATCGTGGATCCAAGGCGTGGGTTGAGCGTCGCGTCGACAACAATCCCATGGCCGCTGCCAGTTCGGGGTCGGTATCGATGCGCCATTGCCAGGTCAAggccatttcttcttgtaaATTTTCGCTACTACTCCGGAGCGTCATTGTGACGGAATACCTGAAAAGCGTTTGTAAGGAAACAATGAACAAAGTTTCAAGCAGAGTGTTGTTTAAGTCACATTTGGCAAACGCTGccgtttgacagtgagtctaCCCACCTATTCTCTAGGGTTTACATTCTATGCCAGCTACAGGCGGGGTctttgtttacagtcaaagTCAGCAAATCCTACTTGTTCAAATATTTAAATATTGCAGGGCTTCTGACCTCACAAACGCGATCGGCGAGCGACACTCCTGATGCCATCAAAATTTATCCTAGAACCAAGTACGGCTCCCGTCGTTGATTAGCCCAAGAGATCAAAAACAAAGTACGTCTAGCTTTGTTTGGTTTGGCAATACAGCACAAATGTTGACATCATATCGAAGAAGGATATttcttttcgtcgtattTTGCTTCGCGATCCAAGCTCATGGATCGTTGGAGCATAACTCCGCCAATGATTTTCTTGCCCAAGGCAACGACGCTCTCTGACAAGGAGAAAACAACAAGGCAATATCCATATATCGAAACGGCGTTTCGTTTCTCAGTGGGGATGCCGCATCGCTTACGACGGTAGTCAGCTTGTATACGAATCTTGGAACCTCGCTCTCCGCGGAAGGCTTGGACGATGAGGCTGCCGAAAACTACGAGCAGGCTCTCGCCCACTATAGGGAGAAAATTGACAGGCTTGAATATGTAGAAGCGCAACAAGAAGTAACCACAATTGCTGCACAAGCTGCTTTTTTTCTCGGCATGGTCTATCAGGACTTGCATCGACCCAACGATGCCGCCGAGGCGTACAGTCTAGCACATTCATTGGATCCTCGGCACTGGTCGGCGGCGGCTAATCTCGGGGCGTTGCTCCACGATAACATGGCCAATCACGCAAAAGCGTTGCAAGCCTACAATCTGGCGTACGATATTCTAACTAACCGGGAGGAAGAACCAACTGACCCGCCCCTGGAGCCTCGTTTCATTCTCAGTCAACTCCAGTACCGCATCGGTCTCTGCATTACGCACGATAGTACTCAGAAGTGCGCAAACGTGGACAACCCGGGAACTCCGATCGATTGCCAAGAGTTTGCCGCACACGCGTTTGCGTTGGCAGTCGAGTACGACGAGGACAACGAATCGGCCAAGCATATGCTGGCGACCGTGACCGCCGACGCAACCATGAAACGGGCCTCCAATACCTATATTAAATCATTGTTTGACGATTACGCGTCCAACTTTGAGCATTCTCTGGTGCAGGACTTGGGCTACACGGGATACGAGCGGTTGCGACGAGGGTTTGATCAAGCCTTAGAACAAGATGGCAAATCGGGACTAGTAATGTTCGCTACCGTGGTAGATGCGGGTTGTGGGACGGGCTTGGTCGGTGAGCAGTTTCGGAACGTAAGTCAACACTTGACCGGGGTCGATTTAAGCCAAGCCATTCTAGACGAAGCAGTAAAGGCGCGTCCCAACCTTTACGACAAAGTGATTGTCGGCGACGTTACGACCGTATTCCGCGAACGCCAGCCAATTTCTCTGATTATTGCCGCCGACTCGTACACTTATTTTGGAGATTTGGAGCCCCTGTTTGAGGCTATGCAAGTAGGTTTGGAAACCGGGGGTTACGCGGCTTTCACATTGGAAGATGTTGACGAAGCTACGGAAGCGGCTCTGGAAGCGACGAAACCTGATTGGCGATGGCAATTGACGGCTTCGGGTCGTTTTGCTCATCGCAAGGGATATGTACAACTTACTGCCAAAAAATACGGCCTGAAACTGATACACTACGAGCAATTGGTGAACTTTCGGTACGAGCGCGGTGTCGGTGTCCGTGGGCACCTTTTCGTACTGCGTCAAAGTGCGGATCATAGAGAAGAGTTATAGCTACAAGCAAAGTGATTGACGATTGACTTGTCGTGGCCACTCGCATCTCTGAAATGCAGTTCCATTAAATTAATTACAATGCTCGCAATGAGAACAATGCGCACGTACCCATCCAAAACCATCTACGGGCACATACAATAATCTAGCAAAAAGCTACGTACTCGGGATATAGGAATGTCAATTCGATTAGACATTGTTGGATCAAAAGAGGGagatgtgtgtgtgtctgtTACTTTGTTTCTCATCGTCGTGGGATACCCCTAGACTTGAAATCCCGCGGTACCCGCTCCCCGTGCGTTTTCACGTACAGCAGCTTCACGAACGGGCGCAAAGTAAGCGTGCGTCATAGCTTCTTGGGCCGACAACCGTTCCTGATGATCGTACCGCAGCAATTTCGAGACAAAATCAATGGCTTCGTCGCTGACCAAGTGTTGGTTTTCTGGTGTGACAAACTTCTGCCAAGGTTTTTTGGAATGACGTCCGAGAATTCCGTCAAAATGGGGATCTAACTCGAGATCGTAAGTATCAAGGTAATGAAAGAGTTCTTCTGTACCAAGAACCTTGCCAATTTTGACTAACTGATCGTAATTGTCGTGTCCGTGAAAGAAGGGTTCCTTGCGAAAGATCATTCCAGCAAACATGCATCCCAAGCTCCACATATCGAGAGAATAATCGTATTCTTGCAAGTCGACGAGAAGTTCCGGCCCTTTGAAATACCGGGAGGCTACCCGGACGTTGTACTCGCGTCCGGGATGGTAGAACTCAGCCAATCCCCAATCAATCAGCCGCAACTGCCGACGCTCGTGGTCAATCATGACGTTGTGCGGTTTCACATCCCGATGCATAACGCCGTTGGAATGACAGTAGTCCAGCGCTTTCAAGAGTTCGTAGATATAAAAGCGAATATCGTAGTCCGAGAGGGTGGGGTACAATATTTTAAAATCGGTATTGTTGACGTGTTCGAAAATGAGCGACGGTGTCTTGGATTGCGGATCCCGCACAACATCGAGGAGCTGAATGATGTTGGTGCCTCCGCACATGTTCTGGAGGATCTTGATCTCCCGCTTgatcttctttttcttgacGGGCTTGAGTATCTTGACGACGCATTTAGTGTTGTTGACGACGTTCATGCCCTCGAAGACTTCCGAGTACTTGCCGCGGCCAATTTTGCGAATGACTTCGTATTCCTCCTGATCGCCCCAATTTACCGTGAGTGCTTCGTAATCCCAATAATCCCGGGGCCGGTGAACGTTCACATCGGCGTAAACTCTACAATGCAACAAATGGAAGCGAGGTAGAAAGGACAATAGCACAGTTCCGGAAAGGTGAGCGACACGTATAGGGGAGGTACGAAAAGGTGGAAGGCGTGTGATTGGAGACTCCGTCAGTCTGTATCCCGAGCGCTATCCACACATAATGTCAACACAGGTTTGTTTGTTACCTACCGGGCACGACTCATGACGCAAGTATCGACACGGGCTAAGTTAGTATTGGCAGCAACAGCGGATTTGATGCGGCGTGCAGGTTGCGGACGCAACAAGACTTGGATGACTCGTCGGcgactgattgtgaaacgTCGTCGTACTTGGCGAAGAGACGTGTACGTCTGGAGCCAACGAGACAGAAACCCGTGCACTGCTCACACAACACAAAAGAATACCCGACTCGTGTGTTGGAAGGAAGGCGCtcgagttgactgtgagtgggTGGTGACCGCTACTGCTCACAAGCGAGTAGAATCCAATACACAGCGTTGGCCATATCAACAGCGAGGAGTGGCGCGGTAGCGGCGCTGGTTTGCATGCCCCCCGTCGTTTGGGAATGAGACAGCCTTACGAGATACGAGCTCCCGACTTCCAGGACCTTGCCGGGAACTAGATTAAGCTCTCGGACATGAAAACGGAGCCAGAATAGGATTTCTACCTTTGGGGTTGGTGAGGCTGTATCACAATGACACAACTTCTGGACTTTTTTTGTAACTTCTCGTACGAGGTCGGGAAGGGAACATTCGAAAACGGACAAGAACAGACTAACATAACTCAAGACTAGTAGGATCCGAGAAAGCGTGATATATCAGGTCATATTCTACTTACAGTCAGTTTGGGCCTAGAGAGGTTCTCCTCAACCACAGCAAGCCAtgttttctcttccaaaCGGTCGTTATGTTCCAGGCATTCCTAGGTTACCCTGATCAGAAACCCTCGTGCCTTCCGGCCCATTATAGCCCAACCGTAGATTCGAGAAAAGTAAATCAATCGTCATTTGTTTGTTGCAACGCGTCTTCGATTACTTCTAAACGTTCCTCCATAGCATCCAGGCGTTTTCCCAACTTTTTTGTCAATCCGATCAACTGATTTTGCATTGCCACCGCCCAAGGCGGAGCGGAATGTCCTCCACGAAAGCGCTCGTCTTCGATTTGCCGACGGTAGACCCTGGCGCGGGCGTAATGATCTACGGAAAGGGCGCCCACTTCAAACAAACgcttgcgcttcttttcgTCCGCAATCGAAGCCTGAAGCAATGCATCATCGCCGGGATTGGCTGTCGCGTTTTCCGTCCCCGCCATCCCCACGTTCGGCAAGGCCGGATATAAATCGTTGTAAGTTACCgctctttcttcttctggcaTCTCGTCCTCGTAGTCAACAACGTCCGGATCATCAGCACAAAAGTACACCTTCTTTTCGCTGATCGATAATGTCTTGTACGCTTCCCAGCGGGTCAGATGCTGGGTCAATAGATGTTGTCGGTACTGGAACGGGATGAAACACCCCGTTACGAAAACTTTCTCATGCTCGATGGTGCGACGCTTTTTACCAGCGACTTGCTCGCGCTCGAAAAAGTGACAGAATTTGCAATGGACGGTACTGGCCTTGCCCTCCGGACCGGACCGCGCCGTGATGCGCAGGCCGTACTCTAACTGATGTTTCGGTTGAAAAGTCAAACCGCGTTTGTACGGAGAAGCAGACGATGGCATCGCAAGCCCTTTTGAACACTCGTTGGGGCTAACGCTCTGTCAGTATAGTTCCCAAGAATAGCACAAAACCTTGCTATCGGCTTGTTGGGTTCAT harbors:
- a CDS encoding predicted protein, translating into MPSSASPYKRGLTFQPKHQLEYGLRITARSGPEGKASTVHCKFCHFFEREQVAGKKRRTIEHEKVFVTGCFIPFQYRQHLLTQHLTRWEAYKTLSISEKKVYFCADDPDVVDYEDEMPEEERAVTYNDLYPALPNVGMAGTENATANPGDDALLQASIADEKKRKRLFEVGALSVDHYARARVYRRQIEDERFRGGHSAPPWAVAMQNQLIGLTKKLGKRLDAMEERLEVIEDALQQTNDD
- the CK2_1 gene encoding predicted protein (protein CK2 catalytic subunit alpha) — its product is MSRARVYADVNVHRPRDYWDYEALTVNWGDQEEYEVIRKIGRGKYSEVFEGMNVVNNTKCVVKILKPVKKKKIKREIKILQNMCGGTNIIQLLDVVRDPQSKTPSLIFEHVNNTDFKILYPTLSDYDIRFYIYELLKALDYCHSNGVMHRDVKPHNVMIDHERRQLRLIDWGLAEFYHPGREYNVRVASRYFKGPELLVDLQEYDYSLDMWSLGCMFAGMIFRKEPFFHGHDNYDQLVKIGKVLGTEELFHYLDTYDLELDPHFDGILGRHSKKPWQKFVTPENQHLVSDEAIDFVSKLLRYDHQERLSAQEAMTHAYFAPVREAAVRENARGAGTAGFQV
- a CDS encoding predicted protein, encoding MPATGGVFVYSQSQQILLPKRSKTNLYTNLGTSLSAEGLDDEAAENYEQALAHYREKIDRLEYVEAQQEVTTIAAQAAFFLGMVYQDLHRPNDAAEAYSLAHSLDPRHWSAAANLGALLHDNMANHAKALQAYNLAYDILTNREEEPTDPPLEPRFILSQLQYRIGLCITHDSTQKCANVDNPGTPIDCQEFAAHAFALAVEYDEDNESAKHMLATVTADATMKRASNTYIKSLFDDYASNFEHSLVQDLGYTGYERLRRGFDQALEQDGKSGLVMFATVVDAGCGTGLVGEQFRNVSQHLTGVDLSQAILDEAVKARPNLYDKVIVGDVTTVFRERQPISLIIAADSYTYFGDLEPLFEAMQVGLETGGYAAFTLEDVDEATEAALEATKPDWRWQLTASGRFAHRKGYVQLTAKKYGLKLIHYEQLVNFRYERGVGVRGHLFVLRQSADHREEL